A window from Drosophila yakuba strain Tai18E2 chromosome 3L, Prin_Dyak_Tai18E2_2.1, whole genome shotgun sequence encodes these proteins:
- the LOC6534112 gene encoding uncharacterized protein LOC6534112, which produces MSSSKYPEKPPTSDVLELLAKDERSKGLLAKDEKRTQGSMEALEAIDKRLKGLLERLKTVEESMANLSLPPLDEGNGDAFKDLENMEDELDEQEKELLDFANDEDIAAKIDVDDIKQLDKKATGKQ; this is translated from the coding sequence ATGTCTTCATCGAAATATCCTGAGAAGCCCCCAACAAGCGATGTGCTAGAGTTGCTGGCAAAGGATGAGAGATCCAAAGGGTTACTGGCAAAGGATGAAAAGAGAACCCAAGGGAGCATGGAAGCCCTCGAGGCGATCGACAAGCGCCTGAAGGGCCTCTTGGAGCGCCTAAAAACTGTGGAGGAGTCGATGGCCAATTTGAGTCTTCCTCCCCTGGACGAAGGCAATGGAGACGCCTTTAAGGACTTGGAGAACATGGAGGATGAATTGGACGAACAGGAGAAAGAACTTTTAGACTTTGCAAACGACGAAGATATTGCAGCAAAGATAGATGTTGATGATATCAAACAACTAGATAAGAAAGCTACAGGAAAGCAATAA
- the LOC6534115 gene encoding trypsin-7, translating into MMMLHLRHWPLVLAMASCLLFQAATSATPATPATPATPATTATTPVTLAPQTATATSSLSSIPGKYQALGAAHHQAKKLKIGAVNASSSDANGNVHKPVFRQNPIKNWFGAFNRNNSPAAQNQTSPTCSCRCGERNDESRIVGGTTTGVSEYPWMARLSYFNRFYCGGTLINDRYVLTAAHCVKGFMWFMIKVTFGEHDRCNDKERPETRFVLRAFSQKFSFSNFDNDIALLRLNDRVPITSFIRPICLPRVEQRQDLFVGTKAIATGWGTLKEDGKPSCLLQEVEVPVLDNDECVAQTNYTQKMITKNMMCSGYPGVGGRDSCQGDSGGPLVRLRPDDKRFEQIGIVSWGNGCARPNYPGVYTRVTKYLDWIVENSRDGCFCDEDY; encoded by the exons ATGATGATGCTCCACTTACGTCACTGGCCACTGGTGCTGGCCATGGCTTCCTGCCTGCTCTTCcaagcagcaacatctgcgacaccagcaacaccagcaacaccagcaactccagcaacaacagcaacaacaccagtAACATTAGCCccacaaacagcaacagcaacatcatctTTATCCTCCATTCCGGGCAAATATCAAGCCTTGGGTGCAGCCCACCATCAAGCGAAGAAGCTGAAAATCGGAGCCGTCAATGCTTCCTCCTCGGATGCCAATGGCAATGTCCATAAACCTGTATTCCGGCAAAATCCGATCAAGAATTGGTTCGGTGCCTTCAATCGCAATAATTCGCCGGCAGCTCAGAACCAAACATCGCCGACATGTTCCTGCAG GTGCGGAGAGCGTAATGACGAGTCCAGGATTGTGGGCGGCACGACGACGGGCGTCAGCGAGTATCCGTGGATGGCGCGTCTGAGCTACTTCAATAGGTTCTACTGTGGCGGCACGCTGATCAACGATCGCTACGTGCTGACGGCGGCGCACTGCGTCAAGGGATTCATGTGGTTCATGATCAAGGTGACCTTCGGGGAGCACGATCGTTGCAATGACAAGGAGCGCCCGGAAACGCGCTTCGTGCTCCGCGCCTTTAGCCAGAAGTTTAGCTTCTCGAACTTCGACAATGATATAGCCCTACTGCGTCTGAACGATCGGGTGCCGATCACCAGTTTTATACGACCGATCTGCCTGCCACGTGTGGAACAGCGGCAGGATCTATTCGTGGGCACAAAGGCGATTGCAACGGGTTGGGGAACCCTGAAGGAAGATGGAAAACCCTCGTGTCTGCTGCAGGAGGTTGAGGTGCCCGTACTCGACAACGACGAGTGCGTCGCCCAAACGAACTACACCCAGAAAATGATCACCAAGAACATGATGTGCTCGGGCTATCCGGGCGTGGGCGGTCGTGACAGTTGTCAGGGTGATTCTGGTGGTCCGCTGGTTCGTCTCCGTCCAGATGACAAACGCTTCGAGCAGATTGGAATCGTATCCTGGGGTAATGGTTGTGCTAGACCCAATTATCCAGGAGTTTACACCCGAGTCACGAAATATCTGGACTGGATTGTGGAGAACTCGCGGGACGGCTGCTTCTGCGACGAGGATTACTAA